One genomic region from Streptomyces sp. NBC_01304 encodes:
- a CDS encoding antitoxin, whose translation MGIFDKFKGQAQDKGKEIIDNVGDEVDEKTGGKFKDQVDKGQDAAKDALGIDKEGEQPK comes from the coding sequence GTGGGCATCTTCGACAAGTTCAAGGGCCAGGCCCAGGACAAGGGCAAGGAAATCATCGACAACGTCGGCGACGAGGTCGACGAGAAGACCGGCGGCAAGTTCAAGGACCAGGTCGACAAGGGCCAGGACGCGGCGAAGGATGCGCTCGGCATCGACAAGGAGGGCGAGCAGCCCAAGTAG
- the mfd gene encoding transcription-repair coupling factor — protein sequence MSLHGLLDAVVKDAALAEAVKAAQDGNRMHVDLVGPPAARPFAVAALAREAKRTVLAVTATGREAEDLAAALRSLLDPDTVAEYPSWETLPHERLSPRSDTVGRRLAVLRRLAHPRPDDPETGPVSVVVAPVRSVLQPQVKGLGDLEPVSLAQGQSVDLNEIVEALAAAAYARVELVEKRGEFAVRGGILDVFPPTEEHPLRIEFWGDEVEEIRYFKVADQRSLEIAEHGLWAPPCRELLLTDSVREKAAALAEAHPELGELLGKIAEGIAVEGMESLAPVLVDDMELLLDVLPKDAMAVVCDPERVRTRAADLVATSQEFLQASWAATAGGGEAPIDVGAASLRGIADVRDHARDLGMMWWSVSPFAADEELDSDTLKLGMHAPETYRGDTARALADAKQWNADGWRTVFVTEAHGPAARTVEVLGGEGIAARLDKDLAEIAPSVVHVACGSIDYGFVDAALKLAVLTETDLTGQKAAGKDGQRMPARRRKTIDPLTLEQGDYIVHEQHGVGRYIEMVQRTVQNATREYLVVEYAPAKRGQPGDRLYIPTDQLEQITKYVGGEAPTMHRLGGADWTKTKARAKKAVKEIAADLIKLYSARMAAPGHTFGPDTPWQRELEDAFPYVETPDQLTTIAEVKEDMEKSVPMDRLICGDVGYGKTEIAVRAAFKAVQDGKQVAVLVPTTLLVQQHFGTFTERYGQFPVVVRALSRFQSEGESKATLEGLKDGSVDIVIGTHRLFSSETKFKDLGLVIVDEEQRFGVEHKEQLKKLRANVDVLTMSATPIPRTLEMAVTGIREMSTITTPPEERHPVLTFVGPYEEKQIGAAIRRELLREGQVFYIHNRVESIDRAAARLREIVPEARIATAHGQMSESALEQVVVDFWEKKFDVLVSTTIVESGIDISNANTLIVERGDNFGLSQLHQLRGRVGRGRERGYAYFLYPPEKPLTETAHERLATIAQHTEMGAGMYVAMKDLEIRGAGNLLGGEQSGHIAGVGFDLYVRMVGEAVADYRAQLEGGAEEEPPLEVKIELPVDAHVPHDYAPGERLRLQAYRSIASANTEEDIKAVREELVDRYGKLPEPVENLLLVAGLRMLARACEVGEIVLQGNNIRFAPVELRESQELRLKRLYPGTVIKPTSHQLLVPRPKTAKVGGKPVVGRELLGWVGEFLTTILGS from the coding sequence ATGAGCCTGCACGGTCTGCTCGATGCCGTCGTCAAGGACGCCGCACTCGCCGAAGCGGTGAAGGCCGCCCAGGACGGCAACCGGATGCACGTGGATCTGGTCGGTCCGCCCGCCGCCCGGCCCTTCGCCGTGGCCGCGCTGGCCCGCGAGGCCAAGCGGACCGTGCTCGCCGTGACCGCGACGGGGCGCGAGGCGGAGGACCTGGCGGCGGCGCTGCGCTCGCTGCTCGACCCGGACACGGTCGCCGAGTACCCGTCCTGGGAGACGCTGCCGCACGAGCGGCTCTCGCCCCGTTCGGACACGGTGGGCCGGCGGCTCGCGGTTCTTCGCCGCCTTGCGCACCCGAGGCCGGACGACCCCGAGACCGGGCCGGTGAGCGTGGTCGTCGCGCCCGTGCGTTCCGTGCTGCAGCCGCAGGTCAAGGGGCTCGGCGACCTGGAGCCGGTGAGCCTCGCCCAGGGCCAGTCGGTGGACCTGAACGAGATCGTGGAGGCCCTTGCGGCGGCCGCGTACGCCCGGGTCGAACTGGTCGAGAAGCGCGGCGAGTTCGCGGTCCGGGGCGGGATCCTGGACGTCTTCCCGCCGACCGAGGAGCACCCCCTCCGCATCGAGTTCTGGGGTGACGAGGTCGAGGAGATCCGTTACTTCAAGGTCGCCGACCAGCGGTCCCTGGAGATCGCCGAGCACGGCCTGTGGGCGCCGCCCTGCCGGGAGCTGCTGCTCACCGATTCCGTACGGGAGAAGGCCGCGGCCCTCGCCGAGGCGCATCCGGAGCTCGGCGAACTGCTCGGGAAGATCGCGGAGGGCATCGCGGTCGAGGGCATGGAGTCCCTGGCCCCGGTCCTGGTCGACGACATGGAGCTGCTGCTCGACGTGCTGCCGAAGGACGCCATGGCGGTCGTCTGCGACCCGGAGCGGGTGCGGACGCGCGCGGCCGACCTGGTGGCCACGAGCCAGGAGTTCCTGCAGGCCAGCTGGGCCGCGACCGCCGGTGGTGGCGAGGCTCCGATCGACGTGGGCGCGGCCTCGCTGCGGGGCATCGCGGACGTCCGGGACCACGCACGGGACCTCGGGATGATGTGGTGGTCGGTCTCGCCGTTCGCCGCCGACGAGGAGCTCGACTCCGACACCTTGAAGCTGGGCATGCACGCCCCGGAGACGTACCGCGGTGACACCGCCCGCGCGCTCGCGGACGCCAAGCAGTGGAACGCCGACGGCTGGCGCACGGTCTTCGTCACCGAGGCGCACGGCCCGGCCGCCCGCACCGTCGAGGTCCTCGGCGGCGAGGGCATCGCCGCCCGGCTCGACAAGGACCTGGCGGAGATCGCGCCGTCCGTCGTGCACGTGGCCTGCGGCTCGATCGACTACGGCTTCGTGGACGCGGCGCTCAAGCTCGCCGTCCTCACCGAGACCGACCTGACCGGCCAGAAGGCGGCCGGCAAGGACGGTCAGCGGATGCCCGCCCGGCGCCGCAAGACCATCGACCCGCTCACCCTGGAGCAGGGCGACTACATCGTGCACGAGCAGCACGGCGTGGGCCGCTACATCGAGATGGTCCAGCGCACCGTGCAGAACGCGACCCGCGAATACCTGGTCGTCGAGTACGCCCCCGCCAAGCGCGGCCAGCCCGGCGACCGGCTCTACATCCCCACCGACCAGCTGGAGCAGATCACCAAGTACGTGGGCGGCGAGGCCCCGACGATGCACCGCCTCGGCGGCGCCGACTGGACCAAGACCAAGGCGCGCGCCAAGAAGGCGGTCAAGGAGATCGCCGCCGACCTGATCAAGCTCTACTCCGCGCGCATGGCGGCCCCCGGCCACACCTTCGGCCCGGACACCCCCTGGCAGCGCGAGCTGGAGGACGCGTTCCCGTACGTGGAGACGCCCGACCAGCTGACCACGATCGCCGAGGTCAAGGAGGACATGGAGAAGTCGGTCCCGATGGACCGCCTGATCTGCGGCGACGTCGGCTACGGCAAGACGGAGATCGCGGTCCGCGCGGCCTTCAAGGCCGTCCAGGACGGCAAGCAGGTCGCCGTCCTGGTGCCGACCACGCTCCTCGTGCAGCAGCACTTCGGGACGTTCACCGAGCGGTACGGCCAATTCCCGGTCGTCGTAAGGGCGTTGAGCCGCTTCCAGAGCGAGGGCGAGTCGAAGGCCACCCTGGAGGGCCTCAAGGACGGCTCGGTCGACATCGTCATCGGCACCCACCGGCTCTTCTCGTCCGAGACCAAGTTCAAGGACCTGGGCCTGGTCATCGTCGACGAGGAGCAGCGGTTCGGCGTCGAGCACAAGGAGCAGCTGAAGAAGCTGCGCGCCAACGTCGACGTACTGACGATGTCCGCCACCCCCATTCCTCGTACGCTCGAAATGGCAGTGACCGGCATCCGCGAGATGTCGACCATCACGACACCGCCGGAGGAGCGGCACCCGGTCCTCACCTTCGTGGGTCCGTACGAGGAGAAGCAGATCGGCGCCGCGATCCGGCGTGAACTCCTGCGTGAGGGCCAGGTCTTCTACATCCACAACCGCGTCGAGTCGATCGACCGCGCGGCCGCCCGGCTCCGGGAGATCGTGCCGGAGGCGCGGATCGCGACCGCCCACGGGCAGATGTCGGAGTCCGCCCTGGAGCAGGTCGTCGTCGACTTCTGGGAGAAGAAGTTCGACGTCCTCGTCTCCACGACGATCGTCGAGTCCGGCATCGACATCTCCAACGCCAATACGCTGATCGTCGAGCGCGGCGACAACTTCGGTCTCTCGCAGCTGCACCAGCTGCGCGGCCGTGTGGGACGAGGCCGCGAGCGCGGTTACGCGTACTTCCTGTACCCGCCGGAGAAGCCGCTCACCGAGACGGCGCACGAGCGGCTCGCGACCATCGCCCAGCACACCGAGATGGGCGCGGGCATGTACGTCGCGATGAAGGACCTGGAGATCCGCGGCGCGGGCAATCTGCTCGGTGGCGAGCAGTCGGGCCACATCGCGGGTGTCGGCTTCGACTTGTACGTACGCATGGTCGGCGAGGCCGTCGCCGACTACCGGGCTCAGCTGGAAGGCGGCGCGGAGGAGGAGCCGCCGCTCGAGGTGAAGATCGAGCTGCCGGTCGACGCGCACGTCCCGCACGACTACGCGCCCGGCGAGCGGCTGCGTCTGCAGGCCTACCGCTCGATCGCCTCCGCCAACACTGAGGAGGACATCAAGGCGGTACGCGAGGAACTGGTCGACCGCTACGGCAAGTTGCCCGAACCGGTCGAGAACCTGCTCCTGGTCGCCGGGCTGCGGATGCTGGCCCGCGCCTGCGAGGTCGGCGAGATCGTGCTGCAGGGCAACAACATCCGGTTCGCGCCCGTCGAGCTGCGCGAGTCCCAGGAGCTGCGACTCAAGCGGCTCTACCCGGGCACGGTCATCAAGCCCACCAGCCACCAGCTCCTGGTGCCGCGCCCGAAGACGGCGAAGGTGGGCGGGAAGCCGGTGGTCGGGCGGGAACTGCTCGGGTGGGTGGGGGAGTTCCTCACCACGATCCTGGGGTCCTGA
- a CDS encoding HNH endonuclease family protein, whose amino-acid sequence MTGEGAGTARLAEGTQHPSSVTARLTERSVTARLTTVALALLLTLGAAACTAESEPGGGGEAGPEGKPGSALAAVDGLTVKGRAPKTGYDRDRFGSPWADTDSNGCGTRDDILKRDLDDVRTDGDCKVTGGTLAPDPYSGQDVTYARGRSKVDIDHLVALSDAWQKGAQQWEPSKRIAFANDPLNLLAVGATPNRSKGDGDTATWLPPAKGYRCAYAAGQVAVKKKYGVWVTAAEQAAMKRVLGGCPGQRLPGAGDAPTVAPPRFHAG is encoded by the coding sequence ATGACCGGCGAGGGGGCGGGGACCGCCCGTCTTGCCGAGGGAACCCAACACCCGTCATCGGTGACCGCCCGTCTTACCGAGCGGTCGGTGACCGCCCGCCTTACGACGGTCGCGCTCGCCCTGCTGCTCACGCTGGGTGCGGCCGCCTGCACCGCGGAGTCCGAGCCGGGCGGTGGGGGAGAGGCCGGCCCCGAGGGGAAGCCCGGCTCCGCCCTCGCGGCCGTCGACGGCCTGACGGTCAAGGGGCGTGCGCCCAAGACGGGTTACGACCGGGACCGGTTCGGCAGTCCCTGGGCCGACACCGACTCCAACGGCTGCGGCACCCGCGACGACATCCTCAAGCGCGACCTGGACGACGTCCGCACCGACGGCGACTGCAAGGTCACCGGGGGCACGCTCGCCCCCGACCCGTACAGCGGCCAGGACGTCACGTACGCGCGCGGCCGCAGCAAGGTCGACATCGACCATCTCGTCGCCCTCTCGGACGCCTGGCAGAAGGGCGCGCAGCAGTGGGAGCCGAGCAAGCGCATCGCCTTCGCCAACGACCCGCTGAACCTCCTCGCGGTCGGCGCGACGCCCAACCGCAGCAAGGGGGACGGCGACACCGCGACCTGGCTGCCGCCGGCCAAGGGCTATCGGTGCGCGTATGCGGCCGGGCAGGTCGCGGTGAAGAAGAAGTACGGAGTGTGGGTCACGGCCGCCGAGCAGGCCGCGATGAAGCGGGTGCTCGGCGGGTGCCCCGGACAGCGACTGCCCGGGGCCGGTGACGCGCCCACCGTGGCGCCGCCCCGCTTCCACGCGGGGTGA
- a CDS encoding SCO6745 family protein — translation MSAEIELGRVRHLWQLLEPLHAVLYYAPESFEEAAALGFKTDERWPSYFAWRAAPLGAAGREQVASAFYSFNPEMVGEYVPAAWDVAAPEAVLAARERAVDRTYRALFGDRVGSAELAEAAALARRAAEAAVVAGRPLAAANAALAWPDAPHLVLWRAATILREHRGDGHLAATLVAGLDPVESLVSFAAIGAAPAATFESRGWSAAAWTAAGERLVARGLLEKDGTATEAGRALRAEVERRTDELAAGPWEALGAADMAKLADLLGEFWVAVIGSGLLPGTNTLGIGKV, via the coding sequence ATGTCCGCAGAGATCGAGCTCGGTCGCGTACGGCACCTGTGGCAGCTCCTGGAGCCGCTGCACGCCGTGCTCTACTACGCCCCGGAGTCCTTCGAGGAGGCGGCCGCGCTCGGCTTCAAGACCGATGAGCGGTGGCCGAGTTACTTCGCCTGGCGGGCCGCGCCACTGGGGGCGGCCGGGCGCGAGCAGGTGGCGTCCGCGTTCTACAGCTTCAACCCGGAGATGGTCGGGGAGTACGTTCCCGCCGCGTGGGACGTCGCGGCTCCCGAGGCCGTCCTCGCCGCCCGCGAACGGGCCGTGGACCGTACCTACCGTGCGCTGTTCGGCGACCGCGTCGGCAGTGCCGAGCTCGCGGAGGCCGCAGCGCTGGCCCGCCGGGCCGCCGAGGCCGCCGTTGTGGCGGGCCGCCCGCTCGCCGCCGCCAATGCGGCCCTGGCCTGGCCGGACGCGCCGCACCTCGTGCTCTGGCGGGCCGCGACGATCCTGCGCGAGCACCGGGGCGACGGCCATCTGGCGGCGACGCTGGTCGCGGGGCTCGACCCGGTGGAGTCGCTGGTGTCCTTCGCGGCGATCGGGGCGGCGCCGGCCGCGACCTTCGAGAGCCGGGGCTGGAGTGCGGCCGCCTGGACCGCGGCGGGTGAACGCCTCGTAGCGCGGGGCCTGTTGGAGAAGGACGGCACTGCGACGGAGGCGGGGCGCGCGCTGCGCGCGGAGGTCGAGCGCCGCACGGACGAGCTTGCGGCGGGGCCCTGGGAGGCGTTGGGCGCGGCCGACATGGCGAAGCTCGCCGATCTGCTGGGGGAGTTCTGGGTCGCGGTGATCGGGTCCGGCCTGCTGCCGGGGACGAACACGCTGGGGATCGGGAAGGTGTGA
- a CDS encoding TetR/AcrR family transcriptional regulator produces MTNRRTSERTYHHGDLRHAVLTAALDVIAAEGPGALSLRDLARRAGVSHAAPAHHFKDRTGLLTAIAAEGYDLLAEALADAPELRERGVRYVRFGRAHPAHFQVMFQPELLRGDDPDLVAARERAGEQLRAGVAELEETKRGDDARLAGIAAWSLAHGFATLLLSRNLDGPVGDRDPEDVFRALTGLLFAPER; encoded by the coding sequence ATGACGAACCGGCGCACCAGTGAGCGCACCTACCACCACGGCGATCTCCGCCATGCCGTCCTGACCGCGGCCCTCGACGTCATCGCCGCCGAGGGCCCGGGCGCCCTGAGCCTGCGCGACCTCGCCCGCCGGGCCGGTGTCTCGCATGCCGCGCCGGCGCATCACTTCAAGGACCGCACGGGCCTGCTCACCGCGATCGCGGCGGAGGGCTACGACCTGCTCGCCGAGGCCCTCGCGGACGCGCCCGAGCTGCGCGAACGAGGGGTGCGCTATGTGCGGTTCGGGAGGGCGCACCCGGCGCACTTCCAGGTGATGTTCCAGCCTGAACTGCTGCGCGGGGACGACCCGGACCTGGTGGCCGCCAGGGAGCGCGCCGGTGAGCAACTACGCGCAGGGGTTGCCGAGTTGGAGGAGACGAAACGGGGCGACGACGCCCGGCTCGCGGGCATCGCCGCCTGGTCCCTGGCCCACGGTTTCGCCACCTTGCTGCTGAGCCGGAACCTGGACGGCCCAGTGGGCGACCGGGACCCCGAGGACGTCTTCCGGGCACTCACCGGGCTGTTGTTCGCGCCGGAACGCTGA
- a CDS encoding N-6 DNA methylase encodes MPDNATEVTAAGIARLAGVGRAAVSNWRRRHADFPKPVGGTETSPAFALTDVEDWLRGQGKLAEVPLRERVWQQLAGHPAGPVTALLHAGGALLLVHERPTDWLELSAVSDRRLAELLPGTLGVVLTQRFGPAAPERAVHTPDPADLLPSVPLMRGSAELAAELGARQTFEFLLGRHLDANPRQYTLTPPGPAALMAALAGPARAVLDPACGTGALLKAVEPRPDQLLQGQDGAPELAALTALRLALNTDATVRTAAADTLRADAFEGVRADVVLCHPPFNERNWGHDELAYDPRWEYGFPARTESELAWVQHALARLRDGGTAVLLMPPAAASRRSGRRIRADLLRRGALRAVVALPAGAAPPNNVPLHLWVLRKPGPTTRPAPEVLLVDTAGSVQEAGSAREKLPWQTVQAAVLDAWTPFDRTGTAEEQPGLSRALPVIELLDDDVDLAPARHLPPPAAPGGGAELADVRVRLTETLHLAAGLAPPQTESAPPARWPLTTVGELARAGALTLRTGSAVGHARVPVLTDYDVVSGTAPSGALPEGDASQEDDALLTDAVLTEEGDVVVPVLGGGTVARVVDAATAGAVLGRNVTLLRPDRSALDPWFLAGFLRGTANNRQASSYASTATRLDVRRLQLPRLPLDQQQRYGARFRSLADFEEALRQAAVLGEQLVQGTYDGLTDGTLQPG; translated from the coding sequence GTGCCGGACAACGCGACAGAGGTCACCGCCGCCGGAATCGCCCGGCTCGCCGGGGTCGGACGGGCCGCGGTGAGCAACTGGCGCCGCCGCCACGCGGACTTCCCCAAGCCGGTCGGCGGGACCGAGACCAGCCCCGCCTTCGCCCTCACCGACGTCGAGGACTGGCTGCGCGGCCAGGGCAAGCTCGCCGAGGTGCCGCTGCGCGAGCGGGTCTGGCAGCAGCTGGCGGGGCACCCGGCGGGGCCGGTCACCGCCCTGCTGCACGCGGGCGGCGCGCTGCTCCTCGTGCATGAACGGCCCACCGACTGGCTCGAGTTGAGCGCCGTCTCCGACCGGCGCCTGGCCGAGCTGCTGCCCGGCACCCTCGGCGTCGTCCTCACCCAGCGCTTCGGCCCGGCCGCGCCCGAGCGGGCCGTGCACACCCCCGACCCGGCCGACCTGCTGCCCTCCGTGCCGCTGATGCGCGGATCCGCGGAGCTCGCCGCCGAGTTGGGTGCCCGCCAGACCTTCGAGTTCCTGCTCGGCCGGCACCTCGACGCCAATCCCCGCCAGTACACGCTCACCCCGCCAGGACCCGCCGCCCTCATGGCCGCCCTCGCAGGACCGGCCCGCGCGGTCCTCGACCCCGCCTGCGGCACCGGCGCCCTCCTCAAGGCGGTCGAACCGCGCCCCGACCAGCTCCTGCAGGGCCAGGACGGCGCCCCCGAACTGGCCGCGCTCACCGCCCTGCGGCTCGCCCTCAACACCGACGCGACCGTGCGCACCGCGGCCGCCGACACCCTGCGCGCCGACGCCTTCGAAGGCGTCCGGGCCGACGTCGTGCTCTGCCACCCGCCGTTCAACGAGCGCAACTGGGGACATGACGAGCTGGCCTACGACCCGCGCTGGGAGTACGGCTTCCCGGCCCGTACGGAGTCCGAACTGGCCTGGGTGCAACACGCGTTGGCCCGCCTGCGCGACGGCGGCACGGCCGTCCTGCTGATGCCGCCCGCCGCGGCCTCGCGCCGCTCCGGCCGCCGGATCCGGGCCGACCTGCTCCGCCGCGGCGCGCTGCGCGCCGTCGTCGCGCTCCCGGCGGGCGCCGCCCCGCCCAACAACGTGCCGCTGCACCTGTGGGTCCTGCGCAAGCCGGGCCCCACCACGCGGCCCGCCCCCGAGGTGCTGCTCGTCGACACCGCGGGGTCGGTCCAAGAAGCCGGGTCCGCGCGGGAGAAGCTGCCCTGGCAGACAGTGCAGGCCGCCGTGCTCGACGCCTGGACGCCGTTCGACCGCACCGGCACGGCAGAGGAACAGCCGGGCCTCAGCCGGGCGCTGCCCGTCATCGAGCTGCTCGACGACGACGTGGACCTCGCCCCGGCCCGCCATCTGCCGCCCCCGGCCGCGCCCGGCGGCGGGGCCGAGCTCGCGGACGTACGCGTACGCCTCACCGAGACGCTGCACCTGGCCGCCGGACTCGCGCCCCCGCAGACCGAGTCGGCGCCGCCCGCGCGGTGGCCGCTCACCACGGTCGGCGAACTCGCGCGCGCGGGCGCGCTGACGCTGCGTACGGGCAGCGCCGTCGGCCACGCGCGCGTGCCCGTGCTCACCGACTACGACGTGGTCTCCGGCACCGCACCCTCCGGCGCGCTCCCCGAAGGCGACGCGAGCCAGGAGGACGACGCCCTCCTTACGGATGCCGTCCTCACGGAAGAGGGCGATGTCGTCGTGCCCGTCCTCGGCGGCGGCACTGTCGCGCGCGTGGTCGACGCCGCGACGGCGGGGGCCGTCCTCGGCCGCAACGTCACCCTGCTGCGCCCCGACCGGTCCGCGCTCGACCCCTGGTTCCTGGCCGGCTTCCTGCGCGGCACCGCCAACAACCGCCAGGCCAGCAGCTACGCCTCGACCGCGACCCGACTCGACGTACGCCGTCTGCAGCTGCCCCGCCTGCCGCTCGACCAGCAGCAGCGCTACGGCGCACGCTTCCGCTCGCTCGCGGACTTCGAGGAGGCGCTGCGGCAGGCGGCCGTGCTCGGGGAACAGCTGGTGCAGGGGACGTACGACGGCCTGACGGACGGAACCCTGCAGCCCGGGTGA
- a CDS encoding SGNH/GDSL hydrolase family protein, whose protein sequence is MIAKRASVRLAGTAFVAAATLLAVSVTDASAAKVAHHAPTWQGAWAASPQSATAPFAPNWSQEGFDNHTVRQVVRVTNSGTKARIELSNRYGKTPLKITGATVARTAKGASVQPGSVRQLTFGKGHDSVTIPSGGKALSDGVPFKVKAFESVTVTLYLAEKTGPATFHHLASATSYRASGDHRSDAAGTSFKESGTSWYYLSGVEVSGSKPVRGNGIVTFGDSITDGVGSHADANNRYPDELAERLAAAGKPRAVLNQGIGGNQVTNDTVWAGEKGIARFKEDVLDERGVRTVIVLEGINDIGGTTWGENFPGGPTPEVSVQQLIDGHRKLIRQAHSKGLKVIGATLTPIEGSAYFTAENEAKRDAVNKWIRTSGAYDAVVDFDRAVADPAHEDRILPAYDSGDALHPNDAGYKAMADALDLNEL, encoded by the coding sequence ATGATTGCCAAGCGTGCCTCGGTTCGGCTGGCCGGTACCGCATTCGTGGCGGCGGCGACGCTGCTGGCCGTGTCCGTCACCGACGCTTCCGCGGCCAAGGTGGCGCACCATGCGCCGACTTGGCAGGGCGCCTGGGCCGCCTCCCCGCAGTCGGCGACCGCGCCCTTCGCGCCGAACTGGTCGCAGGAGGGCTTCGACAACCACACCGTCCGTCAGGTGGTGCGCGTCACCAACAGCGGCACGAAGGCCCGGATCGAGCTGTCCAACCGTTACGGCAAGACCCCGCTGAAGATCACCGGCGCGACGGTGGCACGTACCGCCAAGGGCGCCTCCGTACAGCCGGGTTCGGTGCGGCAGCTGACCTTCGGCAAGGGCCACGACTCGGTGACGATCCCGTCGGGCGGCAAGGCGCTCAGCGACGGCGTGCCCTTCAAGGTGAAGGCCTTCGAGTCGGTGACCGTGACGCTGTATCTGGCGGAGAAGACCGGGCCCGCGACCTTCCACCACCTCGCCTCGGCCACCAGCTACCGCGCGTCCGGCGACCACCGCTCCGACGCGGCCGGTACGTCGTTCAAGGAGTCCGGCACGTCCTGGTACTACCTCTCGGGCGTCGAGGTCAGCGGCTCAAAGCCCGTACGGGGCAACGGCATCGTGACCTTCGGCGATTCCATCACCGACGGCGTGGGCTCCCACGCCGACGCGAACAACCGCTACCCCGACGAGCTCGCCGAGCGGCTGGCCGCCGCCGGGAAGCCGCGTGCCGTGCTCAACCAGGGCATCGGCGGCAACCAGGTCACCAACGACACGGTCTGGGCGGGCGAGAAGGGCATCGCCCGGTTCAAGGAGGACGTGCTCGACGAGCGGGGCGTACGCACGGTCATCGTCCTGGAGGGCATCAACGACATCGGCGGCACCACCTGGGGAGAGAACTTCCCCGGCGGCCCGACCCCCGAGGTCTCCGTGCAGCAGCTCATCGACGGCCACCGCAAGCTGATCCGCCAGGCGCACTCCAAGGGCCTCAAGGTGATCGGCGCGACCCTGACCCCGATCGAGGGCTCGGCCTACTTCACCGCCGAGAACGAGGCCAAGCGGGACGCCGTCAACAAGTGGATCCGCACCTCGGGCGCGTACGACGCGGTGGTCGACTTCGACCGCGCGGTGGCCGACCCGGCGCACGAGGACCGCATCCTGCCCGCGTACGACTCGGGTGACGCGCTGCACCCGAACGACGCGGGGTACAAGGCGATGGCGGACGCGCTGGACCTGAATGAGCTCTGA